From Novipirellula galeiformis, the proteins below share one genomic window:
- a CDS encoding putative molybdenum carrier protein, translating into MSKSGSSHSQRISRQLTLPTKIISGGQTGVDRAGLDVAIALGIGHGGWCPAGRLSEDGSIPSRYELQEMASSEYPPRTEQNVIDSDATLILYEKKLRSGTLLTRRICDRLGKAYLLVRLEVDEPASIADWLAIHQPATLNIAGPRESSARGIYDRSFAFLINVFNEHP; encoded by the coding sequence ATGAGCAAATCAGGTTCGTCGCATTCCCAACGCATCTCACGGCAACTCACGTTGCCGACGAAGATCATTTCCGGCGGACAAACGGGCGTCGATCGAGCCGGTTTGGATGTGGCCATTGCCCTGGGAATTGGGCACGGTGGCTGGTGTCCGGCGGGGCGGTTGTCCGAGGACGGCAGCATTCCAAGTCGCTATGAGTTACAGGAGATGGCATCGAGCGAGTATCCGCCGCGGACCGAGCAAAATGTGATCGACAGCGACGCGACGTTGATCCTATATGAAAAAAAACTTCGTAGCGGCACGCTACTGACGCGGCGCATTTGCGATCGACTTGGCAAGGCATACTTGTTGGTGCGTCTGGAGGTGGACGAGCCCGCTTCGATTGCCGATTGGCTTGCCATCCACCAACCCGCCACGCTCAACATCGCTGGACCGCGGGAAAGCTCCGCTCGTGGCATTTACGATCGCTCGTTTGCTTTCTTGATCAACGTCTTTAATGAACATCCCTGA
- a CDS encoding phytanoyl-CoA dioxygenase family protein — translation MSLALSDDQLAMYQRDGFLLQSQLFDIEEIELLRRSAKADKQLDDHSFGRGDGEGGTVRLALWNHPGQGIYGAFARCERLVSAAEQILRDEPYHYHSKMIMKDARVGGAWAWHQDYGYWYGNGVLTPNLVSCFIAVDPSTHENGCLQVIRGSHLCGRIHHKLTGEQAGADAERVAEVAKRFEHRYVEMAPGDVLFFHANLLHRSDQNHSEHPRWSMICCYNAKSNDPYKDSHHPRYTPLSRLPDSAIKEVGAQRFSSDEHAMAWLDPNREASASRLEE, via the coding sequence ATGTCCTTGGCATTAAGCGACGATCAACTTGCGATGTACCAGCGAGACGGTTTTCTTCTCCAAAGCCAACTTTTTGATATTGAAGAAATTGAATTGCTACGTCGCTCGGCAAAGGCCGACAAGCAACTCGATGATCATTCGTTCGGTCGCGGCGATGGCGAAGGAGGCACCGTCCGGCTCGCGCTCTGGAATCACCCCGGACAAGGTATCTACGGCGCATTCGCACGATGCGAGCGATTGGTTTCCGCTGCGGAGCAGATTCTACGCGATGAGCCGTACCATTATCATTCGAAGATGATCATGAAAGACGCACGCGTCGGCGGGGCGTGGGCGTGGCATCAAGACTACGGATATTGGTACGGCAACGGTGTGTTGACCCCAAACTTGGTCAGTTGTTTTATCGCGGTCGATCCCTCGACGCATGAGAATGGCTGTCTGCAGGTCATCCGTGGATCGCACCTCTGCGGACGCATTCACCACAAACTCACTGGCGAGCAAGCCGGTGCGGACGCGGAACGCGTCGCCGAAGTGGCGAAACGGTTTGAGCATCGGTATGTGGAAATGGCCCCCGGTGACGTACTCTTCTTCCATGCGAATCTATTGCACCGCAGCGACCAAAATCATAGCGAGCATCCCCGTTGGTCGATGATATGTTGCTACAACGCGAAGAGCAACGATCCTTACAAAGATTCGCACCACCCTCGCTACACCCCGCTCTCGCGTTTGCCCGATTCGGCGATCAAGGAGGTCGGAGCCCAGCGTTTTAGCAGTGACGAGCACGCCATGGCTTGGTTGGATCCTAACCGCGAGGCCTCTGCGAGCCGCCTCGAAGAATGA
- the mutY gene encoding A/G-specific adenine glycosylase — protein sequence MTSKRKPTTKSTPKLSRPKPEPPPHDPIWEQSAWRSRTRQRLLDWFLENHRVLPWRSDPQPYHVWVSEIMLQQTQVATVIPYYERFLKTFPTVSALAAADEETLLSHWEGLGYYRRARSMHAAAKQICQRHDEVFPDTFEAVLDLPGIGRYTAGAILSISQGQAFPVLEGNTQRVFSRWVAMQGVLSEKPTLDLLWNIAGAMLPRSNAKRRDQKPSHLPDRGPGIFNQAAMELGALICTPRSPKCDQCPVRAGCCARKLGIQETIPGKVKKIKYEDRTEFAFVIANDDHSKFLVRPIPAGQRWAGLWDFPRLTTGEVENASVAASQLNETLSGTISVGEPLITMKHAVTKYRIRLDVMRATISHGATRRWKPPSPWKFATLAEIDELPMSMTGRKIAKELSKCS from the coding sequence GTGACGTCCAAACGCAAGCCGACAACGAAGTCAACTCCCAAATTGTCGCGTCCCAAACCGGAACCGCCTCCGCATGATCCGATCTGGGAACAATCGGCGTGGCGCAGCCGCACGCGCCAACGTTTGCTCGATTGGTTTCTTGAAAATCATCGCGTCTTGCCCTGGCGTTCGGACCCGCAACCCTATCATGTTTGGGTTAGCGAAATCATGCTGCAACAAACTCAAGTTGCGACGGTGATTCCCTACTATGAACGTTTTCTCAAAACGTTCCCCACAGTCAGCGCCCTGGCCGCGGCCGACGAGGAGACGTTGTTATCGCATTGGGAAGGTCTCGGCTACTACCGCCGCGCCCGCTCGATGCATGCCGCAGCAAAACAAATCTGTCAACGGCATGACGAGGTCTTCCCCGATACCTTCGAAGCGGTCTTGGATTTACCAGGAATCGGTCGCTACACGGCCGGGGCGATTTTATCGATTTCTCAAGGCCAAGCGTTTCCGGTGCTCGAAGGAAATACGCAACGCGTCTTTAGCCGTTGGGTCGCGATGCAGGGCGTGCTCTCCGAAAAGCCAACCTTGGATCTGCTTTGGAACATCGCCGGCGCGATGTTGCCAAGATCGAACGCAAAGCGTCGGGACCAGAAGCCGTCACACCTGCCGGATCGAGGTCCTGGGATTTTCAACCAAGCGGCCATGGAACTCGGAGCCCTGATTTGTACGCCGCGTTCCCCGAAGTGCGATCAGTGTCCAGTTCGCGCAGGGTGCTGTGCCAGAAAACTGGGCATCCAAGAAACGATTCCCGGTAAAGTCAAGAAAATCAAATACGAAGATCGCACCGAGTTCGCCTTTGTGATCGCCAACGACGACCACTCAAAATTTCTGGTTCGCCCGATTCCTGCTGGCCAGCGGTGGGCAGGGCTTTGGGACTTCCCTCGCTTGACCACAGGCGAAGTGGAAAATGCGTCGGTAGCGGCAAGCCAATTGAACGAGACATTGTCGGGTACGATCTCCGTTGGCGAACCCTTGATTACGATGAAACACGCGGTCACGAAATACCGAATCCGCTTAGACGTGATGCGAGCCACCATTTCCCATGGAGCGACGCGCCGATGGAAACCGCCATCGCCCTGGAAGTTTGCCACGCTCGCGGAGATCGACGAACTTCCAATGAGCATGACTGGTCGCAAAATTGCCAAGGAATTAAGCAAGTGTTCCTGA
- a CDS encoding tRNA-uridine aminocarboxypropyltransferase has translation MSASETRPQTNTAPRCYRCFRPEKACFCDSIPAVDNRTKVLILQHRRERFHPFNTARIVNQALSRCDLISEHNLDLNRRFETMSLSQSVGVLYPGKEAKLLSELSPAARPEQLIVIDGTWHHAKTLMRDIPRLQTLPRYRLAPETPGRYRIRREPNEHALSTLEATVSALKAIEPDTDGLDRLLDAFERMVDDQLNHTPSAKHWRANQSRRRGSPNVPRVLTRELQNVVVAYGEQEKGERLDRGARRGVRNRFRAKPISWTAERLVSGERFECMIQSDSGLEHDFLKRLQLTENHFADAVSIDTFREQWRAFLRPSDHVAVYHPNTAKLLRNVDAEFSDTLILKSIHIKSHTPSDSLESFLNSQAIVSRVEGNSRASLRLANAIAFARHLNEHEFTPQT, from the coding sequence ATGTCCGCTTCGGAAACTCGCCCTCAAACCAACACGGCCCCTCGTTGTTATCGCTGTTTTCGTCCCGAGAAAGCCTGTTTTTGCGACTCCATCCCAGCGGTCGATAATCGCACCAAGGTGCTGATCCTTCAGCATCGCCGCGAGCGTTTTCATCCGTTCAATACCGCTCGGATTGTCAATCAAGCGCTCTCTCGATGCGATTTGATTTCCGAGCATAATCTCGACTTGAACCGTCGCTTTGAAACAATGTCGCTGAGCCAAAGCGTGGGCGTGCTGTACCCCGGCAAGGAGGCGAAACTGTTGAGTGAACTTTCGCCAGCGGCGCGTCCTGAGCAATTGATCGTGATCGATGGCACATGGCATCATGCGAAAACCTTGATGCGAGATATCCCACGACTGCAAACGTTGCCACGCTACCGCTTGGCTCCGGAAACCCCCGGTCGTTATCGGATCCGGCGAGAACCGAACGAGCACGCGCTCTCGACCCTCGAAGCGACCGTCTCGGCGCTCAAGGCGATTGAACCGGACACCGACGGGCTTGATCGCTTGCTCGACGCGTTTGAACGGATGGTTGACGACCAACTCAACCACACCCCGTCGGCGAAGCATTGGCGAGCCAATCAATCGCGACGACGTGGCTCGCCCAATGTTCCACGCGTCTTGACCCGCGAACTCCAGAACGTCGTCGTGGCCTATGGCGAACAGGAGAAGGGAGAGCGACTCGATCGAGGAGCTCGGCGAGGAGTGCGAAATCGCTTTCGCGCCAAGCCCATTTCATGGACCGCCGAGCGACTCGTCAGCGGCGAGCGATTCGAGTGCATGATTCAGTCCGACTCAGGCCTCGAACACGATTTCCTTAAACGTTTACAATTGACGGAAAATCATTTTGCCGACGCGGTATCGATCGACACCTTTCGTGAGCAGTGGAGAGCGTTCCTTCGTCCCAGCGACCATGTGGCGGTCTACCATCCCAATACTGCGAAACTGCTACGAAATGTCGACGCCGAATTCTCGGACACCTTGATCCTGAAATCAATCCATATCAAGTCACACACTCCATCGGATTCGCTCGAGTCGTTTTTGAATTCGCAAGCGATCGTTTCGCGAGTGGAAGGTAATTCACGAGCGTCGTTGCGACTCGCCAACGCGATTGCATTCGCCCGGCACCTCAACGAGCACGAATTCACGCCGCAAACTTAG
- a CDS encoding DUF4832 domain-containing protein, protein MTSSRPCSDVWLPTCLLITLGVVFANPDSIAEEFRRVPLQSKVDEVQPLTGIVLWSDNHAANHAPIQLEFVYLSYKQIVSAQGEYDWSPLENVLEGVADRRHQLVLRWYDTYVGKPTGVPESITKLPGYQVTRGTSEGKPTEFPDWSQPELRRFILEFFDRYSEKYDQDPRIAYLQVGFGLWSEYHLYDGPMKMGVTFPSLEFQTEFVQHLHKTLRQTRWMISVDAAGDWGPFSGNVDLLALPFGVFDDSFNHAAHAKQNEPNWNTLRRDRWKVAPTGGEFSFFSNKDQSQALAPSGPHGTSFENQAADFHISFILGDAQPRFQKAARIRSAGMGCGYRFRVTRFEASGQAARIEIENVGIAPIYYDAFPAIEGVRSQKSLKGLLPQQRAVFDVAAGGSAPQLTIQCDRLVAGQAIGFDADLR, encoded by the coding sequence ATGACTAGCTCACGCCCTTGTTCGGATGTTTGGTTACCAACGTGCTTGTTGATAACGTTGGGGGTGGTTTTCGCGAACCCGGACTCGATCGCGGAAGAGTTTCGCCGCGTGCCGCTGCAATCGAAAGTCGACGAGGTGCAACCGCTGACAGGAATTGTGCTATGGTCCGACAATCACGCCGCCAACCATGCTCCGATTCAGCTTGAATTTGTTTACCTCAGTTACAAACAGATTGTCTCTGCCCAGGGTGAGTACGATTGGTCACCGCTGGAGAACGTGTTGGAGGGAGTTGCGGACCGACGACATCAACTAGTCCTCCGCTGGTACGATACTTATGTGGGCAAACCAACGGGGGTGCCTGAGTCGATTACCAAATTGCCAGGTTACCAAGTCACACGGGGAACGAGTGAGGGGAAACCCACGGAGTTCCCCGACTGGTCCCAGCCAGAACTTCGACGTTTCATTCTCGAATTTTTCGATCGCTATTCGGAAAAGTACGATCAAGATCCTCGCATTGCCTACTTACAGGTCGGCTTTGGATTGTGGTCGGAGTACCATCTTTATGATGGCCCCATGAAAATGGGGGTGACGTTTCCGAGTCTTGAATTTCAAACCGAATTTGTACAACATTTGCACAAGACGTTGCGTCAGACACGTTGGATGATCTCGGTCGACGCGGCCGGAGATTGGGGGCCTTTTTCCGGAAATGTCGATCTCCTCGCGTTGCCCTTTGGCGTGTTCGACGATTCCTTCAATCATGCCGCGCATGCGAAACAGAATGAGCCCAATTGGAATACGCTGCGTCGTGATCGCTGGAAGGTAGCGCCGACGGGAGGGGAGTTCAGCTTTTTCAGCAACAAAGATCAGAGTCAAGCGCTTGCGCCCTCTGGGCCGCATGGCACGTCGTTTGAAAACCAGGCAGCCGACTTTCACATTTCCTTTATCCTTGGTGATGCTCAACCTCGGTTTCAGAAAGCGGCACGGATTCGGTCCGCTGGCATGGGGTGCGGTTATCGGTTTCGTGTCACACGGTTCGAGGCGTCCGGTCAAGCCGCCCGAATTGAGATCGAGAATGTTGGCATTGCGCCGATTTACTACGATGCCTTTCCTGCGATCGAGGGAGTCCGCTCGCAAAAATCCTTGAAAGGGTTGCTGCCGCAGCAACGAGCCGTTTTTGACGTCGCCGCTGGTGGTTCTGCGCCCCAATTGACGATCCAGTGTGATCGTCTTGTTGCTGGCCAAGCAATCGGTTTTGATGCCGATCTGCGCTAG
- a CDS encoding Gfo/Idh/MocA family protein yields the protein MDISDDLDFLPALPSHRDVPIGCIGSGFIMADCHLVAYRQAGFNPIAIASRSRKHAQEVADRHHLESSYDSYHAMLSDTRIRVVDIAVPPDIQLQVVHDVVRYPHVRGILAQKPLAANYDDAQRVVQLCADAGITLCVNQNMRYDQSVRACQSAIRRGYLGDPVLATLDMRAIPHWKPWQSRQGWMTCRIMSIHHLDTMRFWFGEPERVFASFRTDPRTKFTHVDGIGLYILEYKNGLRCMICDDVWTGPAREGAAEDLGIRWRVEGTEGLARGTIGWPKYPLREPSTIDFTNISTGIWHQPRWEQAWFPDAFVGPMAELLIALESGTAPTMSGRDHLKTMALVDACYQSAQQHRAILLPSDMDCPIR from the coding sequence ATGGATATTAGCGACGACCTCGACTTTTTACCTGCGTTGCCGTCGCACCGCGACGTTCCCATCGGATGCATCGGCAGCGGTTTCATCATGGCGGATTGCCACTTGGTGGCCTATCGTCAAGCCGGATTTAACCCCATTGCGATTGCGTCACGTTCTCGGAAGCATGCTCAAGAGGTAGCGGACCGGCATCATCTCGAGTCATCCTACGATTCCTACCATGCGATGTTGAGCGACACGCGGATTCGAGTCGTCGACATCGCTGTTCCACCGGACATTCAGTTGCAAGTCGTTCATGACGTGGTGCGTTATCCGCACGTTCGAGGCATCTTGGCTCAGAAACCCTTGGCCGCAAACTACGACGATGCGCAACGGGTCGTCCAGCTTTGCGCCGACGCGGGCATCACGCTCTGTGTGAATCAGAACATGCGTTACGACCAATCGGTTCGAGCTTGCCAATCCGCGATCCGTCGTGGCTACCTTGGCGATCCTGTCCTAGCCACCCTGGACATGCGGGCGATACCACACTGGAAGCCCTGGCAATCGCGTCAAGGATGGATGACCTGCCGGATCATGTCAATTCACCATCTCGATACGATGCGATTTTGGTTCGGCGAACCGGAACGTGTGTTCGCAAGTTTTCGCACCGATCCAAGAACCAAATTTACCCACGTCGATGGTATCGGGCTCTATATCTTGGAATACAAAAATGGATTGCGATGCATGATCTGTGACGACGTATGGACCGGTCCCGCCCGCGAAGGAGCCGCCGAGGATCTTGGTATCCGTTGGCGCGTCGAGGGAACGGAGGGGTTGGCCAGGGGAACGATCGGTTGGCCCAAGTACCCGCTGCGTGAACCGAGCACGATCGATTTCACCAACATCAGCACAGGGATTTGGCATCAACCTCGATGGGAGCAAGCTTGGTTTCCCGATGCCTTTGTCGGCCCCATGGCTGAGTTATTGATCGCCTTGGAATCAGGAACCGCTCCCACGATGAGCGGCCGCGATCACTTAAAGACAATGGCGTTGGTGGATGCGTGTTACCAATCCGCCCAACAGCACCGTGCGATTTTGTTGCCGAGTGACATGGATTGCCCAATTCGCTAA
- a CDS encoding ATP-binding protein, translated as MEFVHVECSAGHRLKAGTHLRGRTLACPKCRADVVVPQPKDTLSDTGVMRILGDLATLAAPPAVEPPPQRPCPRCRLEVSVEVSVCNHCQCFIGVVPDYMKQIG; from the coding sequence ATGGAATTCGTGCACGTTGAATGTTCGGCCGGTCATCGCTTGAAAGCAGGGACCCATTTGCGAGGACGCACGTTAGCGTGCCCAAAATGTCGAGCCGATGTGGTGGTGCCCCAACCGAAGGACACGCTTTCGGATACCGGCGTGATGCGCATTCTTGGCGACTTGGCGACACTCGCTGCCCCGCCTGCGGTCGAGCCACCCCCACAGCGTCCGTGCCCCCGATGTCGTCTCGAAGTCAGTGTGGAGGTTTCGGTTTGCAATCATTGCCAGTGTTTCATTGGGGTGGTTCCCGATTACATGAAACAGATCGGTTAG
- a CDS encoding PDZ domain-containing protein has product MNYIPFRFVPLFLVSMSWNLPAVAQNEAPADPNTQNEPQTESNATPYNREAKPLSYWVEQLNSDQFHRRKLATQQLIDAGSDAVSPLVAALKDGDLETVERAVHALRAIALKQAPNDEGGAWGELQLLRNHGAGSRAALAQAAVEEIHDVRGTQAKEALVRAGVSIGVDEFLVRAISTPQIVVQIDEQWNGDVEPLQWLRWIQSIEYARVKGPAVRADVLRFLVTMPDLKTIAVVEGTVDAETLKPLQEMKHVNSLEFRYVKLTPELGDEIAKIPMRISLNLMGTGISKEKVEALRQQLPGLTIDHRQGGFLGVSCINGFDVCRINEVIAGSAAEKSGLRRGDEIIQIDETEIGKFEDLQNAVNQKMPGDDIQVKFRRGDATETVKLKLGKLNQR; this is encoded by the coding sequence ATGAATTACATTCCGTTCCGATTCGTGCCTTTGTTCCTCGTGTCCATGTCGTGGAATTTGCCAGCGGTGGCTCAAAACGAAGCACCGGCCGATCCCAACACACAAAATGAACCCCAGACCGAGAGCAACGCCACACCCTACAACCGCGAAGCCAAGCCTCTATCGTACTGGGTCGAGCAACTAAACAGCGACCAATTTCACCGTCGCAAACTGGCCACGCAACAGCTAATCGATGCGGGTTCCGATGCGGTTTCGCCGCTAGTTGCGGCTCTAAAAGATGGCGATCTGGAGACGGTCGAGCGAGCGGTCCATGCGCTCCGTGCGATCGCGTTAAAACAAGCTCCCAACGACGAAGGGGGGGCGTGGGGTGAATTACAATTGCTCCGCAACCATGGAGCGGGAAGTCGCGCCGCATTGGCGCAAGCCGCGGTCGAAGAAATCCATGACGTGCGGGGGACTCAGGCCAAAGAAGCACTCGTGCGAGCCGGGGTATCAATCGGTGTCGACGAATTCCTAGTCCGCGCGATCAGCACACCCCAAATCGTGGTCCAAATCGATGAGCAATGGAATGGGGATGTTGAACCTCTGCAGTGGCTGCGATGGATTCAATCGATCGAATATGCACGCGTCAAAGGTCCAGCGGTTCGCGCCGACGTGCTTCGTTTTCTCGTTACGATGCCCGACCTAAAAACGATCGCGGTGGTCGAAGGCACCGTAGACGCGGAAACGCTGAAACCCTTGCAGGAAATGAAGCATGTCAACTCGCTGGAGTTTCGCTACGTGAAGTTGACCCCGGAACTGGGTGACGAAATCGCCAAAATTCCGATGCGAATTTCCTTGAACTTGATGGGGACCGGCATTTCCAAGGAAAAAGTCGAAGCGTTGCGTCAACAGTTGCCCGGTTTAACGATCGATCATCGACAAGGTGGTTTCCTCGGCGTCAGTTGCATCAACGGCTTCGATGTCTGTCGAATCAATGAAGTGATTGCGGGGAGTGCCGCAGAGAAATCGGGGCTGCGACGAGGTGATGAAATCATCCAAATCGACGAGACTGAGATCGGCAAGTTCGAGGATCTTCAGAACGCGGTCAACCAAAAAATGCCTGGTGACGACATCCAAGTCAAGTTTCGTCGTGGGGATGCAACGGAAACCGTGAAACTAAAACTCGGAAAGCTGAACCAGCGGTGA
- a CDS encoding glycosyltransferase → MYANPSAGPPVTVSLILPAWNESEVIRKAIDEADSALRQVARDYEIIVVDDGSTDGMGGLVKQAAQQNPHVRLVEHHPNQGYGASIRSGFAAAEMDLVVFTDADCQFDLTELDRFVLLSKRYDIVCGYRIDRKDTALRCLYSRVYNQLVRILLRIEVRDVDCALKMFHRDVVQNLDISGNGFLVNSEILTRAKQGGYRIVEVGVSHRPRTDGTSTVSITHIPKVLCGLARFWWNEVQFPTIAGSTDAAAALAEKPQCALMQRRYGWAQCGLLLIAAIFILTNLGYPLIDRDETRYAEIPREMIATGNWVLPQLNFQTYYDKPPLVYWLCAISFKLFGITETTARLVPALAALATIASTMWFGSRMFGQRIGLIAGVVLMLSAGFAFTSRYLLLDGVMTLFLSLSLFTAYEGIRSGEMKLKWWLLSGVFCGLGFLTKGPIAMVLWLPPVFAFAWLSDSYAKPRWWHYGLVSGVVLVMVAPWMIAVSWQDATFLSEFLFTHNLLRFAGEFHHQPIWYFVPVLLIAGHPWSFLTIPYVHFLFRQTGKARFQRPPAVGYLLLWSLWCFVFFSLSKCKLPTYLLPAAPAFALMIGQYLNYVLGESFDHAHVGFARVWSPRTATVTTCVAALGFVIFTVSFAEDASVWNYFWVTLWTALLCHAIFMLGKRRDTKFAWPTSMGTAFLFTFMVMHQMVPAYSQSQTLFGQASPLAEQIALKSNPAIATIAHEFSEVPFYLARSDIAHFGGLTDPRLRGFVAANEQTVLVVEKRIGRAQVEPCLPSGMRLKRLGSRGQSQLFVVFNPSVVAQRVEQKRDLVVR, encoded by the coding sequence ATGTACGCCAATCCCTCCGCGGGGCCCCCCGTCACCGTCTCGCTCATTCTGCCAGCTTGGAATGAGAGCGAAGTGATTCGCAAAGCGATTGATGAGGCCGACTCGGCGCTACGCCAAGTGGCGCGCGACTACGAAATCATTGTCGTCGACGATGGCAGCACCGATGGCATGGGGGGATTGGTGAAGCAAGCGGCCCAACAGAATCCGCACGTTAGGCTCGTAGAGCACCATCCGAACCAGGGCTACGGGGCATCGATCCGGAGTGGTTTTGCCGCCGCGGAAATGGACTTGGTGGTTTTCACTGACGCGGATTGTCAATTTGATCTGACAGAATTAGATCGCTTTGTATTGCTTTCGAAACGCTACGACATCGTCTGTGGATATCGCATTGACCGCAAGGACACCGCACTGAGGTGTTTGTATTCGCGTGTCTATAACCAATTGGTTCGGATTCTGCTGCGAATCGAAGTGCGTGATGTGGATTGTGCGCTGAAGATGTTTCACCGTGATGTCGTGCAGAATCTCGATATTTCCGGAAATGGATTTTTAGTCAATTCTGAAATCCTGACACGAGCGAAACAGGGTGGCTATCGCATTGTCGAAGTTGGCGTATCGCATCGCCCACGGACTGATGGAACAAGTACGGTTTCGATCACCCATATTCCCAAGGTGCTCTGTGGTCTGGCACGATTTTGGTGGAACGAAGTCCAGTTTCCTACAATCGCCGGGTCGACGGACGCTGCCGCGGCGTTGGCCGAGAAGCCACAGTGTGCGTTGATGCAGCGCCGCTACGGGTGGGCTCAGTGCGGTTTGTTGTTGATCGCTGCCATCTTCATTTTAACAAATCTTGGTTATCCACTGATCGATCGCGACGAAACGCGTTATGCCGAAATTCCACGTGAAATGATCGCGACTGGCAATTGGGTTTTGCCGCAACTCAACTTTCAAACCTACTACGATAAACCACCCTTGGTTTACTGGTTGTGTGCGATCAGCTTCAAGTTGTTCGGGATTACTGAAACCACGGCCCGACTGGTGCCAGCGTTGGCCGCGTTGGCAACCATTGCATCGACGATGTGGTTTGGATCACGAATGTTTGGCCAGCGAATCGGTTTGATTGCGGGAGTGGTGTTGATGTTATCGGCGGGTTTTGCATTCACCAGTCGTTACCTACTGCTCGACGGTGTGATGACGTTGTTTTTGTCGCTTTCGTTATTCACGGCCTACGAGGGGATTCGTAGCGGTGAGATGAAGTTAAAATGGTGGCTATTGTCCGGCGTTTTTTGTGGACTAGGTTTTTTGACCAAGGGGCCCATTGCCATGGTGTTGTGGTTGCCGCCGGTGTTTGCGTTTGCGTGGTTATCGGATTCGTATGCCAAGCCACGTTGGTGGCATTATGGGCTGGTTAGCGGCGTGGTATTGGTGATGGTCGCTCCTTGGATGATTGCGGTGTCGTGGCAAGACGCAACTTTTTTGTCGGAGTTTCTGTTCACTCACAATCTACTTCGCTTTGCCGGTGAATTTCATCATCAACCGATTTGGTATTTCGTACCGGTGTTGTTAATCGCAGGGCATCCGTGGTCGTTCTTGACGATTCCGTATGTTCATTTCCTGTTTCGACAAACGGGGAAAGCCCGTTTCCAGCGGCCTCCGGCGGTAGGCTATTTGCTGCTTTGGAGTCTTTGGTGTTTTGTTTTCTTTTCGCTCTCCAAATGTAAATTGCCCACGTATTTGCTGCCCGCCGCACCCGCGTTTGCGTTGATGATCGGGCAATACTTGAACTATGTCCTGGGTGAGTCATTTGATCATGCACATGTTGGGTTCGCTCGAGTTTGGTCGCCACGCACAGCGACGGTGACCACCTGTGTAGCGGCCTTGGGATTTGTGATCTTTACGGTCTCTTTTGCCGAGGATGCATCCGTTTGGAACTATTTTTGGGTGACGCTTTGGACCGCTCTTTTGTGTCACGCAATATTCATGTTGGGCAAGCGTCGCGACACGAAGTTTGCTTGGCCGACGTCGATGGGGACTGCTTTCTTATTTACGTTCATGGTGATGCATCAAATGGTGCCGGCGTATAGTCAAAGCCAAACGTTGTTTGGCCAAGCCTCTCCGCTGGCGGAGCAGATCGCGTTGAAGTCGAATCCAGCGATTGCCACGATTGCACATGAGTTCTCGGAGGTTCCGTTTTACTTAGCTCGCTCAGACATCGCTCATTTCGGCGGTCTAACGGATCCACGTTTGCGCGGCTTCGTCGCTGCGAATGAGCAAACGGTGTTGGTGGTGGAAAAGCGAATCGGGAGAGCACAAGTGGAACCCTGTTTGCCCTCTGGGATGCGACTCAAACGACTTGGATCTCGAGGCCAATCGCAACTATTCGTCGTTTTTAACCCCAGTGTGGTTGCCCAGCGAGTGGAGCAAAAACGCGACTTGGTGGTGAGATAA